TCATTTGTAGAGAGAAATGGACAACTTATATTTGCTAATATTCATTAGTTTGTGTTATATTAATCATATGATTAAATCCTGCTAAATATGGCGAATGGTGCGTTAAGAAAAGAGTATTAGGAAGGAGCACTTTTAATGGAGACAAATATTGATAAAGAACTTTCTAGTATATTTGTAATTTTTGGTGGAACTGGTGATTTGACAAGAAGAAAACTAATTCCCGCTATTTTCAGTTTAATGTACGAAGAAAAGTTACCTGAAAATTTTACAATTGTAGCAATAGGAAGACGTAAAAAAACAAATGAGGAATATAGAGAAGAAATGCATGAATCTGTAGAAAAATTCTCTAGATTTTCACTAAACGAAGAGTTATGGCTTAAATTCAGTAAGAGAATTTTCTATAAAAACTTTGATTTTACTTCGGATAATCAAGGCTATGTGGATTTGGATTTGTTTTTGGAAACTATGGAGATAAAATATTCAACAGGAGGCAAAAGATTATATTATTTAGCCGTTGCTCCAGAGTTTTTTGAAGGCATAATTAGAAATTTAAAGAACAATGGTATGGTTTTAAAAGCTATTGGCTGGCAGAGGATAATGATTGAAAAGCCTTTTGGATCAAGCCTTGAAACAGCTAGGATATTAAATAATAATATATCAAAGCTTATACCAGAAGAAGATTTATTTAGAATAGATCACTATTTGGGAAAAGAAATGATTCAAAATATATTGGCAATTAGATTTGGAAACTCATTATTTGAACCATTATGGAATGCAAATCATATTGATAATATTCAAATTACATCTAATGAGCTTTTAGGAGTAGAGAGCAGAGGTGCATATTATGATAATGCTGGTATACTAAAAGATATGCTTCAAAATCATATATTACAAATGCTAACTATGATTGCTATGGAACCTCCAATAGACTTTGAACCTGAATCTATAAGGGACGAAAAAGTCAAGGCACTACGATCACTCAGACCTTTTACTGCTGAG
This DNA window, taken from Clostridium estertheticum, encodes the following:
- the zwf gene encoding glucose-6-phosphate dehydrogenase yields the protein METNIDKELSSIFVIFGGTGDLTRRKLIPAIFSLMYEEKLPENFTIVAIGRRKKTNEEYREEMHESVEKFSRFSLNEELWLKFSKRIFYKNFDFTSDNQGYVDLDLFLETMEIKYSTGGKRLYYLAVAPEFFEGIIRNLKNNGMVLKAIGWQRIMIEKPFGSSLETARILNNNISKLIPEEDLFRIDHYLGKEMIQNILAIRFGNSLFEPLWNANHIDNIQITSNELLGVESRGAYYDNAGILKDMLQNHILQMLTMIAMEPPIDFEPESIRDEKVKALRSLRPFTAESFKENIVRGQYGQGEVEGKKVVGYREEDRVSPKSNTDTFIALKTYIDNFRWGGVPIYIRAGKRMNNKSTEIVIQFKKLPGINYYKEFNNIPHNLLVLKIQPEEGFFFQINAKKPGSEFKMEKVQLDYCQSCRCLNDSPEAYERLILEAIRNNSSLFTRWDELQYSWEFIESIEKQYENNIPTCPNYPAGTAGPKEAIDLIESDGRQWWNTASD